The Moorella glycerini genomic interval GTCTTTTTCTGCTTCTTTGGGGTTGCGGACCAGGATATAGCGTACCCTTTTTTCACCGTCGCCGACGATAACTTCTTTGACTTCAAGGTTATCTTTGACGGTTTTGTAGCGGCCCGGTCTGGTCAGGGCTTCTTCTACGGTTTCTTTGCCGCTGCGCATCTTTTCGCCGGCAATATAGTGGCCACCGGCACGCTGGAGGTAGCGAAGGTTATCTTCCGAAGCAAAGCCGCGGTCGACAACGGTGATGACCCGGCCCAGTTGCCAGCCCACCAGGTCCTTTTTGACTTGCTCGATTACCGCCATATCGGCGGTGTTCCCGGGCCAGACCCAGCAGCGTACTGGGAGGCCTTCCCTGGTGACCGCCAGGCCGATTACAGCCTGCGGTAAATCCGGCCGGTGGTCCTTGGAGTTGCCTTTACGCCGAAGGTGCTGCTTATGGTCCTCCGGATTATCCTCCTCTTCCACTTCAAAGTAGGTGGAGGTGGTATCGAAGTACAGGAGATCTACTTCCAGGTTAAAGAGGTGGGCCACGGCGAAGAAGATATCCTTTTGTATCTCTTCCGCAGCCTCCAGTAAGAAGTCCATGGCCCGGTAAAGGTGTTGCACCGGTACCTCCGGGAGGCCGGGAATGAAAACGTCGTGGCTGACCCAATCCTCGGTCTTAAGTTTACTGGCCGGGTGCAAAGCCCGGTTGGCTACCATGGCGAAGATGGCCCGTTCGACCGGATTCTGGAACTTACGTTTGGCCAGCAACCTGACTAAAACGTCGCTAATACCCAGCCGGTTCCACAGTTCGTTTAATACCCAGGCGCCGCCCATAGGCCGGCTGGAGACAAATTTCAGGGGAGTGCTGCCGTTTAACTCTCCTTGGGTGCGCAAAACCTCTTCCGGTCCCAAAAAACGCGTAATACTCTTTACCAGGCGGACCAGGGCTTCCCGGTCTACATCCTCTTCGCGGCCGAAGTTGAATAGTACTTTGGCTTTCGGATAGCCGGCTTGGGGGTCCCAGACGTTGTGGGCAAGCTGGATATAACGGACAACAGAGCCGTCCTTGTTTTTGCGGGAAATAGTTCTTATGTACATGTCTATATTATAGCGCATGTACTACATAGCCATCAAGCTCTAATTCCGGAATCGTGTGCCTATGTGATTTTTGATTTTTGAGCTCTCCCAAGAGCGGGAAACGTTGATTTATAAGGTTTCTTCATCTGAAAAGCAGCCATTTTTGCCTAGCAACTGTCGAACTCGGGGAATACACACCCCAGGAAATCTCGGCCATGATCCTGCAAAAGCTGAAGGCCGACGCGGAGGCCTACCTGGGAGAAAAGGTGACCCAGGCGGTCATCACGGTACCGGCCTACTTCACCGACAGCCAGCGCCAGGCTACCAAAGACGCCGGCCGCATTGCCGGCCTGGAGGTTTTAAGGATTATCAACGAGCCGACGGCTGCCTCCCTGGCCTACGGCCTGGATAAAGAAGAAGACCAGACCATCCTTGTTTATGACCTGGGCGGCGGCACTTTTGACGTTTCCATCCTGGAACTGGGGGACGGCGTCTTTGAAGTCAAGGCCACCAGCGGTAATAACCGCCTGGGCGGCGACGACTTTGACCAGCGGATTATGGACTACCTGGTAGACATCTGCCGCCGGGAGCACGGGGTGGACCTGAGGCAGGATAAAATGGCCATGCAGCGCCTGAAGGAAGCGGCGGAAAAAGCTAAAATCGAGCTTTCCAGCATGACCAGCACCAACATTAACCTGCCCTTCATCTCGGCGACGCCCAGCGGCCCCATCC includes:
- a CDS encoding IS1634 family transposase yields the protein MYIRTISRKNKDGSVVRYIQLAHNVWDPQAGYPKAKVLFNFGREEDVDREALVRLVKSITRFLGPEEVLRTQGELNGSTPLKFVSSRPMGGAWVLNELWNRLGISDVLVRLLAKRKFQNPVERAIFAMVANRALHPASKLKTEDWVSHDVFIPGLPEVPVQHLYRAMDFLLEAAEEIQKDIFFAVAHLFNLEVDLLYFDTTSTYFEVEEEDNPEDHKQHLRRKGNSKDHRPDLPQAVIGLAVTREGLPVRCWVWPGNTADMAVIEQVKKDLVGWQLGRVITVVDRGFASEDNLRYLQRAGGHYIAGEKMRSGKETVEEALTRPGRYKTVKDNLEVKEVIVGDGEKRVRYILVRNPKEAEKDRLEREKILTRLKEELKAIGDLKGEPHTKACCQLIAHPTYGRYLKTDKKGQPYIDMAKVKAEEKLDGKYLLRTSDDTLSPEDVALGYKQLLEVEDAFRTMKQSLELRPIYHRLSDRIHAHVLLCWLGLLLIRVAETKVQDSWRNIRQTLERMHLGEFVGPEGRILQRTETTPPQQHIFKTLGIKEPPQIIAVETKARKGP